A genomic segment from Desulfonatronum lacustre DSM 10312 encodes:
- a CDS encoding sigma-54-dependent transcriptional regulator, with translation MSEHYSVLVVDDEESILKLFQKEFSRPERSIHVAPSAAQARQLSRRNVYDVVILDIRLPDADGLDLFTEFKERLQDVEIILITGHGNIDNAVQAMKLGAYDYITKPFNLDKLELVIERAWQRACMQRENRGYKLSSVNQRAHRMVGTSESIKQIRYLASRAAPTDVPVLLTGESGVGKDVAAQVIHSDSKRADKPLIIKNCAALVKELARSELFGHVKGSFTGATESRDGLMAFAHKGTLFLDEIGELPIEVQASLLRVLENKTYRRVGEKEERTIDIRFIFATSRNLFTEVEEGRFQEALLHRINVFNIHTPPLRERKEDIPLLVEHFLASLPSTPTRYRITDKAMHCLLNYSWPGNVRELRNVLERSMILADEGIISDRALPRELVDQSPHLEDRADGDGLFSLRVMEREHITRVLSHFEGNRQQAARAMGIGRKTLYRKMKEYELN, from the coding sequence GTGAGCGAACACTATTCGGTCCTCGTCGTTGACGACGAGGAATCCATTCTCAAGCTGTTTCAGAAGGAATTCTCCCGACCGGAACGGAGCATTCACGTCGCGCCTTCCGCGGCCCAAGCCCGACAGTTGTCCCGGCGCAACGTCTACGACGTGGTGATCCTGGACATCCGCCTGCCGGACGCGGACGGATTGGACCTGTTCACCGAGTTCAAGGAACGGCTCCAGGATGTGGAAATCATCCTGATTACCGGCCACGGCAACATCGACAACGCGGTCCAGGCCATGAAGCTGGGGGCCTACGACTACATCACCAAGCCCTTCAATCTGGACAAGCTGGAATTGGTCATCGAGCGGGCTTGGCAGCGGGCCTGCATGCAGCGGGAAAACCGCGGCTATAAGCTGTCGTCGGTCAACCAGCGGGCGCACCGGATGGTGGGCACTTCGGAGAGCATTAAACAGATCCGTTATCTGGCGAGCCGGGCTGCCCCCACGGATGTCCCGGTCCTGCTGACCGGGGAAAGCGGGGTGGGCAAGGACGTGGCTGCCCAGGTCATCCATTCCGACAGCAAGCGGGCGGACAAGCCGTTGATCATCAAGAACTGCGCGGCCCTGGTCAAGGAACTGGCCCGCAGCGAGTTGTTCGGCCACGTCAAGGGCTCTTTCACCGGGGCCACGGAATCCCGCGATGGCCTGATGGCCTTTGCCCACAAGGGCACGCTGTTCCTGGACGAAATCGGCGAGTTGCCCATTGAGGTCCAGGCCTCGCTGTTGCGGGTTCTGGAGAACAAGACCTATCGCCGGGTGGGGGAAAAAGAGGAGCGGACCATCGACATCCGGTTCATCTTCGCCACCAGCCGCAATCTGTTCACCGAGGTGGAGGAGGGCCGATTTCAGGAGGCTCTGCTGCACCGGATCAACGTCTTCAACATCCATACGCCGCCCCTGCGGGAGCGCAAGGAAGACATCCCGCTGCTGGTGGAGCACTTTCTGGCCAGTTTGCCTTCCACGCCGACCCGCTACCGGATAACGGACAAGGCCATGCACTGTCTGCTGAACTATTCCTGGCCCGGCAACGTGCGCGAACTGCGCAACGTCTTGGAGCGGAGCATGATCCTGGCCGACGAAGGGATCATCTCGGACCGGGCCTTGCCCCGAGAACTGGTGGACCAATCGCCGCATTTGGAGGACAGGGCGGACGGCGATGGGCTCTTTTCCCTGCGGGTCATGGAGCGAGAGCATATTACGCGGGTTTTGAGCCATTTCGAGGGCAATCGGCAGCAGGCGGCCAGGGCCATGGGCATCGGTCGGAAAACCCTCTACCGGAAAATGAAGGAATACGAACTGAACTGA
- a CDS encoding iron-containing alcohol dehydrogenase, producing the protein MAVREQVYGFFIPSVTLIGIGAHKEIPAKIKALGGKKPLLVTDKGITGIGMTDQIVKLLKSEKMDCVVYDDTIPNPTDENVHAGVEVYKKNKCDSLITLGGGSSHDCGKGIGLVVANGGKIHDFEGVDKSTKPMPPYVAVNTTAGTASEMTRFCIITDTSRKVKMAIVDWRVTPGVAVDDPLLMMGMPPALTAATGMDALTHAVEAYVSTIATPMTDACAEKAIELIFQHLRPAVANGQDINAREGMCYAQYLAGMAFNNASLGHVHAMAHQLGGFYDLPHGECNAILLPHVEKFNLIAKVERFAKMAQLMGENIEGMSPRAAAEKALDAIKQLSTDVGIPSGLVELGKRYGKDVKKEDIAVMTGNAQKDACGFTNPRCPKDADVAAIFEAAL; encoded by the coding sequence ATGGCCGTACGTGAACAAGTTTATGGATTTTTCATTCCCAGCGTGACATTGATCGGCATCGGCGCCCACAAGGAAATCCCCGCCAAGATCAAGGCTCTGGGCGGCAAGAAACCCCTGCTGGTCACCGACAAGGGCATCACCGGAATCGGCATGACCGACCAGATCGTGAAGTTGCTCAAATCCGAGAAGATGGATTGCGTGGTCTACGACGACACCATCCCCAACCCCACGGACGAAAATGTCCACGCCGGCGTTGAAGTCTACAAGAAAAACAAGTGCGACAGTCTGATCACCCTGGGCGGCGGCAGTTCCCACGACTGCGGCAAGGGCATCGGCCTTGTCGTGGCCAACGGCGGCAAGATTCACGACTTCGAGGGCGTGGACAAGTCCACCAAGCCCATGCCTCCCTATGTGGCCGTGAACACCACCGCCGGTACCGCTTCGGAAATGACCCGCTTCTGCATCATCACCGACACGTCCCGCAAGGTGAAGATGGCCATCGTGGACTGGCGCGTCACCCCGGGCGTGGCTGTTGACGATCCGCTGCTGATGATGGGCATGCCCCCGGCGCTGACCGCCGCCACCGGCATGGACGCCCTGACCCACGCCGTGGAAGCCTATGTTTCCACCATCGCCACCCCGATGACCGACGCCTGCGCCGAGAAGGCCATCGAACTGATCTTCCAACACCTGCGTCCCGCCGTGGCCAACGGCCAGGACATCAACGCCCGCGAAGGCATGTGCTACGCTCAGTACCTGGCCGGCATGGCCTTCAACAACGCCAGTCTGGGCCACGTGCACGCCATGGCTCACCAGTTGGGCGGCTTCTACGACCTGCCTCACGGCGAGTGCAACGCCATCTTGTTGCCCCACGTGGAGAAGTTCAACCTGATCGCCAAAGTGGAACGCTTCGCCAAGATGGCTCAGCTGATGGGTGAGAACATCGAGGGTATGAGCCCCCGCGCCGCCGCCGAGAAGGCCCTGGATGCCATCAAGCAGCTTTCCACCGACGTGGGCATCCCCTCCGGCCTGGTCGAGCTGGGCAAGCGCTACGGCAAGGACGTGAAGAAGGAAGACATCGCCGTGATGACCGGCAACGCCCAGAAGGACGCCTGCGGGTTCACCAACCCCCGGTGCCCCAAGGACGCCGACGTGGCCGCCATCTTCGAGGCCGCGCTGTAA
- a CDS encoding 4Fe-4S dicluster domain-containing protein codes for MEVVDIHASCDHEFIAQVEAESEQKVRLCYQCGNCTAGCPYTFVYDISVSQVMRLLQAGQKERLLSCKSIWLCATCESCTTRCPNEIDVARIMDVLRHMARREGYATEKNVKTFWDTFLGSVEKHGRVFEMGLLATYVAKTGRFWTDMDLGPKILPKGKLSFKPHEIQGKDKVAEIFKRFREMQQ; via the coding sequence ATGGAAGTCGTCGACATTCATGCTTCGTGCGATCACGAATTCATAGCCCAGGTCGAAGCGGAGAGCGAACAAAAAGTCCGGCTCTGCTATCAGTGCGGCAACTGTACCGCCGGGTGTCCGTACACCTTTGTTTATGACATATCGGTCAGCCAGGTGATGCGCTTGTTGCAGGCCGGTCAGAAAGAGCGCCTTCTCTCCTGCAAGTCCATCTGGCTGTGCGCCACTTGCGAATCCTGCACCACCCGCTGTCCCAATGAAATCGACGTGGCCCGGATCATGGACGTGCTCCGGCACATGGCCCGACGCGAAGGCTACGCCACGGAGAAGAACGTGAAGACCTTCTGGGACACGTTCCTGGGTTCCGTGGAAAAGCACGGTCGGGTCTTCGAGATGGGCCTGCTGGCGACGTACGTGGCCAAGACCGGTCGGTTCTGGACGGACATGGACCTGGGCCCGAAGATCCTGCCCAAGGGCAAGCTCTCCTTCAAACCTCATGAAATTCAAGGCAAGGACAAGGTCGCCGAGATTTTCAAACGCTTCAGGGAGATGCAGCAATGA
- a CDS encoding CoB--CoM heterodisulfide reductase iron-sulfur subunit B family protein has product MTKYAYYPGCSGQGTSQEYDSSTRAVCRALGVNLVDIPDWSCCGSTPAHTVDHLLSSALAARNLALAEDLDAAAVITPCPSCLTNLKVAVHRMGDREFRLQVNKLLDKPVDRTTPVKSVLQVLAEDVGPAAVAEMLPNKPLAGLKLAPYYGCIMNRPPEVMQFDDHENPTAMDKLMAALGAEVLPFPLKVECCGASFGIPRKDIVAKLSGKLLEAAADLGAHAVVTACPLCQMNLDLRQGQASAAMGRKFQLPVFYYTQLIGLALGVPQSELGLSKLCVNPRLALDAMHAAQAEKREREAKNEAGKQQAPQAKAA; this is encoded by the coding sequence ATGACCAAATACGCCTATTATCCCGGTTGCTCCGGACAGGGCACCTCCCAGGAGTACGACTCCTCCACCCGGGCCGTCTGCCGCGCCCTGGGCGTGAATCTCGTGGATATCCCGGACTGGAGCTGTTGCGGCTCCACCCCGGCGCATACCGTGGACCATCTGCTCTCTTCGGCCCTGGCGGCCCGCAATCTGGCCCTGGCCGAGGACCTGGACGCGGCCGCGGTGATCACGCCCTGTCCGAGCTGTCTGACCAACCTGAAGGTCGCCGTGCACCGGATGGGCGATCGGGAGTTTCGGCTTCAAGTGAACAAGCTGTTGGACAAGCCGGTGGACCGAACGACCCCGGTAAAGTCCGTGCTGCAGGTTCTGGCCGAGGACGTGGGGCCCGCCGCCGTGGCCGAGATGCTCCCGAACAAGCCCCTGGCCGGGCTGAAACTCGCCCCGTACTACGGGTGCATCATGAACCGCCCCCCCGAGGTGATGCAATTCGACGACCATGAGAATCCCACCGCCATGGACAAACTGATGGCCGCGTTGGGCGCGGAAGTGTTGCCGTTCCCATTGAAAGTGGAGTGCTGCGGCGCCTCCTTCGGCATTCCGCGCAAGGACATCGTGGCCAAGCTTTCCGGCAAACTGCTGGAAGCGGCCGCGGACCTCGGGGCCCACGCCGTGGTCACGGCCTGTCCGCTGTGCCAGATGAATTTGGATCTGCGTCAGGGCCAGGCCTCCGCCGCCATGGGGCGTAAATTTCAACTGCCCGTGTTCTACTACACGCAGTTGATCGGTCTGGCCCTGGGTGTTCCGCAAAGCGAACTGGGGTTGTCCAAACTTTGCGTCAATCCCCGGCTGGCCCTTGACGCCATGCACGCGGCACAAGCCGAGAAACGAGAGCGGGAAGCCAAAAACGAGGCCGGCAAGCAACAAGCGCCCCAGGCCAAGGCCGCCTAG